One genomic region from Argentina anserina chromosome 2, drPotAnse1.1, whole genome shotgun sequence encodes:
- the LOC126782269 gene encoding dirigent protein 19-like, with protein sequence MSDSIIKEIEEIDHWYQKLHHSKPKLTKLQFYFHDTISGPAKTTVTVVPPPEPSTTLFGQINMFDDPLTMGPEPTSKLLGRAQGLYAFASHDEISLLMAVTFVLTSGKHNGSSFTILGRNAVEHSTRDFPIVGGTGHFRLARGFAIAQTYLVNASVAIVEYNVAIMHY encoded by the coding sequence ATGAGCGACAGCATCatcaaagaaattgaagaaattgaCCACTGGTATCAAAAGCTCCACCACTCAAAACCGAAGCTGACAAAGCTCCAGTTCTACTTTCACGACACCATTTCAGGGCCGGCTAAAACCACAGTCACGGTAGTCCCACCACCGGAGCCATCCACCACCTTGTTTGGGcaaatcaacatgtttgatGACCCGTTAACCATGGGACCCGAACCCACATCGAAGCTCCTGGGTCGTGCCCAGGGACTATATGCTTTCGCGTCCCATGATGAAATCAGTTTACTTATGGCTGTGACTTTTGTTCTTACGAGTGGCAAACACAACGGCAGCAGCTTCACCATCTTGGGGCGCAATGCAGTGGAGCATTCCACGCGAGACTTTCCGATCGTCGGTGGAACCGGACATTTCCGATTGGCGCGAGGGTTTGCGATTGCACAGACTTATCTTGTGAATGCTAGTGTTGCTATAGTGGAATATAATGTTGCGATTATGCATTATTGA
- the LOC126784631 gene encoding dirigent protein 23-like, with protein MVNTALPLVVVMVIVSLAVSFTEEKWAESAEATKEATASETVTNLQFYFHDTVSGKNPSAVRVAQATGTEKSPTLFGALFMADDPLTETPDPNSKLVGRAQGLYGLSGHQELGLIMAMSFSFTEGTYNGSSISIFGKNPITNPIRELPVVGGTGAFRFARGYAIAHTYWLNAAGDAIVGYNVTVVHKS; from the coding sequence ATGGTAAACACAGCTCTTCCtctggtggtggtgatggtcATCGTCTCCTTGGCGGTATCCTTCACGGAGGAGAAATGGGCTGAGTCCGCGGAGGCAACAAAGGAAGCAACAGCGTCCGAGACAGTAACCAACCTCCAGTTCTACTTCCACGACACAGTCAGTGGAAAGAACCCTAGTGCCGTACGTGTGGCACAAGCGACCGGCACCGAAAAGTCCCCAACACTTTTCGGGGCTTTATTCATGGCCGATGACCCGCTCACTGAGACTCCCGATCCCAATTCCAAGCTTGTGGGACGGGCACAAGGGCTGTACGGGTTATCTGGTCACCAAGAGCTTGGCCTGATTATGGCCATGAGCTTTTCGTTCACGGAAGGTACGTACAATGGTAGCTCCATTAGTATTTTTGGAAAGAACCCGATCACTAACCCGATTCGGGAGTTACCGGTTGTGGGTGGAACTGGGGCGTTCCGGTTTGCTCGTGGATATGCAATTGCCCATACCTATTGGTTAAATGCCGCTGGGGATGCAATTGTAGGATACAATGTCACTGTAGTTCACAAGAGCTAG